A window of the Vigna angularis cultivar LongXiaoDou No.4 chromosome 3, ASM1680809v1, whole genome shotgun sequence genome harbors these coding sequences:
- the LOC108325338 gene encoding uncharacterized protein LOC108325338, with amino-acid sequence MPPATPFATASATIRRRVLQSLRTRGGAESGPSRWTSPGHEERPKGYLFNRTPPPPGQARNWEDWELPCYITSFLTIVILGVGLNAKPDLTIETWAHEKALERLKIENALASNNDSSE; translated from the coding sequence ATGCCGCCCGCGACGCCATTCGCCACCGCCTCCGCCACCATCCGCCGGCGGGTCCTCCAGTCTCTCCGAACCCGCGGCGGCGCGGAGTCTGGGCCCAGCCGGTGGACGAGCCCGGGCCACGAGGAGCGGCCCAAGGGGTACCTCTTCAACCGGACTCCCCCGCCCCCAGGCCAGGCCCGCAATTGGGAAGACTGGGAACTGCCCTGCTACATCACCAGCTTCCTCACCATCGTGATCCTGGGTGTTGGGCTCAACGCCAAGCCCGATTTGACCATCGAAACATGGGCCCACGAGAAGGCCCTTGAGCGCCTGAAGATCGAGAACGCCCTCGCCTCCAATAACGACTCCTCCGAATGA
- the LOC108325279 gene encoding putative pentatricopeptide repeat-containing protein At3g13770, mitochondrial yields the protein MFLSKHVLSSTHKALFQNLRLFSLPSNSHHVLSTHSRDTQLREALLQMALRGHDMNFQDYNTLLNECVSKRAFREGQRVHAHMITTNYFPCVFLRTRLIVFYVKCDSLTNARNLFDEMPERNVVSWTAMISAYSQRGYASQALSLFVQMLRTDTEPNEFTFATVLTSCIGSLGFVLGRQIHSLIIKLNYEAHVYVGSSLLDMYAKYGKIHEARGIFQCLPERDVVSCTAIISGYAQLGLDQEALELFRQLQDEGMQSNYVTYTSVLTALSGLAALDHGKQVHNHLLRSEVPSFVVLQNSLIDMYSKCGNLTYARRIFDTMHERTVISWNAMLVGYSKHGEGREVVELFDLMRDENKVKPDGVTVLAVLSGCSHAGLEDKGMDIFYDMTSGKIGVEPDTKHYGCVVDLLGRAGRIEEALEFIRKLPFEPSAAIWGCLLGACNVHLNVDIGKIVGHRLLEIEPENAGNYVILSNLYASAGRWEEVRSLRNLMFKKTVRKEPGRSWIELDQILHTFHASDCSHPRRKELSAKVQELSVRFKEAGYVPDLSCVLHDVDEEQKEKILLSHSEKLALCFGLIATPESVTIRVIKNLRICVDCHNFAKYISKIYGREVSLRDKNRFHRIVGGKCSCGDYW from the exons ATGTTTCTGTCGAAACATGTCTTGTCTTCCACACACAAAGCCTTATTCCAAAACTTGCGCCTTTTTTCTTTGCCTTCAAACTCGCACCACGTTCTCAGCACTCATAGCCGTGACACCCAACTACGAGAGGCCCTTCTACAAATGGCCCTTCGTGGCCATGACATGAACTTCCAAGACTACAACACGCTCTTAAACGAGTGTGTGAGCAAAAGGGCATTTAGAGAAGGGCAGAGAGTGCATGCCCACATGATCACAACTAACTATTTTCCCTGTGTGTTCCTCAGGACAAGGCTAATCGTATTCTATGTCAAGTGCGACTCTTTGACAAATGCTCGGAacctgtttgatgaaatgccggAGCGGAATGTGGTGTCGTGGACGGCTATGATCTCGGCTTATTCTCAGAGAGGGTATGCTTCTCAAGCCTTGAGCCTTTTTGTGCAGATGCTAAGAACAG ATACAGAACCTAATGAGTTTACTTTTGCTACCGTGCTTACTTCGTGTATAGGTTCTTTGGGTTTTGTCTTAGGGAGGCAAATCCACTCTCTTATCATAAAATTGAATTACGAAGCACATGTTTATGTTGGAAGTTCGCTCCTTGATATGTATGCCAAATATGGCAAAATTCATGAAGCTCGAGGCATATTTCAATGCTTGCCTGAACGGGATGTAGTTTCTTGTACTGCCATAATCTCTGGATATGCTCAACTGGGTCTGGATCAAGAGGCGTTAGAACTATTTCGCCAGTTGCAAGATGAAGGAATGCAATCAAATTATGTTACTTATACTAGTGTTTTAACTGCACTTTCCGGGCTTGCTGCTCTAGATCATGGCAAGCAAGTGCACAATCATCTTCTTCGGTCTGAAGTTCCCTCGTTTGTGGTTCTTCAAAACTCTTTAATTGACATGTACTCAAAATGTGGAAACCTCACTTACGCAAGAAGGATATTTGATACCATGCATGAGAGAACAGTTATCTCTTGGAATGCGATGCTAGTTGGGTATAGCAAACATGGAGAGGGAAGAGAAGTAGTCGAGCTTTTCGATTTAATGAGAGATGAAAACAAAGTCAAACCTGACGGTGTCACAGTTTTGGCTGTGTTATCTGGTTGCAGTCATGCAGGACTGGAAGATAAGGGAAtggatattttttatgatatgaCCAGTGGGAAAATTGGTGTTGAGCCAGACACCAAGCACTACGGGTGTGTTGTTGATTTGCTTGGTCGTGCTGGGCGAATAGAAGAAGCTCTAGAGTTCATCAGGAAGTTGCCTTTCGAACCATCAGCTGCTATATGGGGTTGCCTTTTAGGTGCTTGCAATGTTCACTTAAATGTTGACATTGGTAAAATTGTGGGTCACCGGCTTCTAGAAATTGAGCCTGAAAATGCTGGCAATTATGTTATTCTGTCTAATCTGTATGCTTCAGCAGGAAGATGGGAAGAAGTAAGATCACTAAGGAACCTGATGTTCAAGAAGACTGTAAGAAAAGAGCCTGGAAGAAGCTGGATTGAGCTTGATCAAATACTTCACACGTTCCATGCTAGTGATTGTTCCCATccaagaagaaaagaattatCTGCAAAAGTGCAGGAGTTATCAGTCAGGTTTAAAGAAGCGGGCTATGTTCCTGATTTGAGTTGTGTTTTACATGATGTGGATGaagagcagaaggagaagataCTCCTAAGTCACAGTGAAAAGTTGGCGTTGTGTTTTGGTCTAATTGCTACTCCTGAAAGTGTGACAATCCGTGTAATAAAAAACCTTCGTATTTGCGTTGATTGCCATAATTTTGCCAAGTATATCTCAAAGATTTACGGAAGAGAAGTATCTTTGAGGGATAAAAACCGGTTTCATCGAATTGTTGGAGGAAAATGTTCCTGTGGAGATTACTGGTGA
- the LOC108324415 gene encoding putative pentatricopeptide repeat-containing protein At3g01580 yields MPMKSIAFCWHQRATCNSSSNKTNMAFSGTFKFQRSIYTQTQYHIAELAVAVAAFNGSLTVTFLSESQLHNNQTKSISLSFKIIPLFSRTLHVPLKHICLPLRLLHTHHLKRPQHSAFTLVNSCHALNTVMWNLIMRSHVDLGLFHSVLSVYKKMRQKGVPHDTFTFPLLNRALSSMRADVVYGKMIHCVATKMGLDGDLYFCNTMIDVYVKCGCIACARRMFDEISLRDVVSWTLMIAGYVSQRLVSVAFRLFNKMRMELEPNSVTLIVMLQAPCASIKLSEGTQIHGYALKSGLLMDWSVKNSVLRMYGSKGGTREVELLFGEVNMKDVVSWNILISFYSSEGDATRVAGLLKAMQSLEVHVWNIETLTLVTSAFAKSGSLSEGEGVHCLVVKTGFSDDVWLTSLLDFYAKCGKLETSVLLFSEIHSKSKITWCAMMSGFIQNGSFMEAIVLFQRMQAEDFNVVPEIWRNLLDAYANLGALKLGKEVHGYLIKNLFNGAIENSVHLETSILNMYLRGGSMSSAKTCFDMMSVKDVVAWTTMIDGLGSHGFGFDALKYFNLMIEQRVQPNSVTFLSLLSACSHSGLVSEGCNIYHSMKWGFGIEPTLDHHTCIVDLFGRCGMLKEALAIIFKMVILPDSKIWSALLAASRVYGNKKFGEYAAQRLLELEPDNAGYYTLLSNVKASVGRWEEVEKLRRDMRERDLKKKPGWSCIEVAGSIRGFVSGDKSHPEAEEIYEALGRLSIVTQDLR; encoded by the exons ATGCCGATGAAATCTATAGCATTTTGTTGGCATCAACGTGCAACTTGCAACAGCAGCTCTAACAAAACTAACATGGCATTCTCTGGAACATTTAAATTCCAGAGAAGCA tctaCACTCAGACACAGTACCATATAGCCGAACTAGCAGTAGCAGTAGCAGCTTTTAATGGATCTCTTACAGTCACG TTCCTCTCTGAGTCTCAACTtcacaataatcaaacaaaatcCATTTCActttcattcaaaataattCCTTTGTTTTCTCGTACTCTTCATGTCCCTCTCAAACACATTTGTTTGCCACTTCGTCTTCTTCACACCCATCACTTGAAACGTCCCCAGCACAGTGCCTTTACTCTTGTAAACTCATGCCATGCACTAAACACAGTGATGTGGAACTTGATCATGAGGTCCCATGTTGATTTGGGACTGTTCCATTCAGTTTTGTCAGTGTACAAAAAGATGAGGCAAAAGGGTGTTCCCCATGATACTTTCACATTCCCGTTATTGAACCGagccctgtcttccatgagggCTGATGTTGTGTATGGGAAAATGATCCACTGTGTGGCAACTAAAATGGGTTTGGATGGGGATTTGTATTTTTGCAATACCATGATTGATGTTTATGTGAAATGTGGGTGCATTGCTTGTGCTCGCCGGATGTTTGATGAAATTTCACTGAGAGATGTGGTTTCTTGGACTTTGATGATTGCTGGTTATGTTTCCCAGAGACTTGTTAGTGTGGCTTTTCGTCTGTTTAACAAGATGAGGATGGAATTGGAACCAAACTCGGTCACACTTATTGTGATGTTGCAGGCACCTTGTGCTTCCATAAAATTAAGTGAGGGAACTCAAATACATGGGTATGCACTGAAGAGTGGGTTGCTAATGGATTGGTCTGTGAAAAATTCCGTTTTGAGAATGTATGGTAGTAAAGGGGGTACCAGAGAAGTGGAACTTTTATTTGGTGAAGTAAACATGAAGGATGTGGTTTCTTGGAATATTTTGATTTCCTTTTACTCCTCAGAAGGAGACGCAACAAGAGTGGCAGGTCTGCTCAAAGCAATGCAGAGCCTAGAAGTGCATGTGTGGAACATTGAAACTTTGACATTAGTTACATCGGCATTTGCAAAGTCTGGTAGTCTTTCAGAGGGCGAAGGTGTGCACTGCTTAGTCGTTAAAACTGGGTTTTCTGATGACGTTTGGCTGACATCTCTGCTTGACTTTTATGCCAAGTGTGGGAAATTGGAAACTTCAGTTCTACTTTTTAGTGAAATCCATTCTAAAAGTAAGATCACTTGGTGTGCTATGATGTCAGGTTTCATTCAGAATGGCTCTTTTATGGAGGCCATAGTTTTATTCCAACGAATGCAAGCTGAAGATTTTAATGTTGTTCCTGAAATTTGGAGAAATCTTCTGGATGCATATGCAAACCTGGGAGCTTTAAAATTGGGAAAAGAGGTCCATGGTTACCTTATAAAGAATTTGTTTAATGGGGCAATAGAAAATTCAGTACACCTTGAGACCTCTATCTTAAACATGTACTTAAGAGGTGGTAGCATGTCTTCTGCTAAAACATGTTTTGATATGATGTCTGTCAAAGATGTAGTAGCATGGACAACAATGATTGACGGACTTGGCTCCCATGGTTTTGGCTTTGACGCCTtgaagtattttaatttaatgattgAGCAAAGAGTGCAGCCAAACTCAGTCACCTTTTTGAGCTTACTCTCCGCATGTAGCCACTCTGGTCTTGTCAGTGAAGGCTGCAATATTTACCATTCTATGAAATGGGGATTTGGAATTGAACCTACTTTGGATCACCACACCTGCATTGTGGATCTTTTTGGTCGATGTGGGATGCTTAAAGAGGCCTTAGCCATAATATTCAAAATGGTAATTCTACCTGATAGCAAGATTTGGAGTGCTCTTCTGGCAGCTTCCAGAGTTTATGGAAATAAAAAATTCGGAGAATATGCAGCTCAAAGACTTTTGGAACTAGAACCTGACAATGCTGGATATTATACTCTGTTGAGTAATGTAAAAGCAAGTGTTGGAAGATGGGAGGAGGTTGAAAAACTGAGGAGAGACATGAGAGAAAGGGATCTCAAGAAAAAACCAGGGTGGAGCTGCATTGAGGTAGCTGGGTCCATCCGCGGATTTGTTTCTGGTGATAAATCACACCCTGAAGCAGAGGAGATTTATGAGGCATTGGGTAGACTGAGTATAGTGACACAGGATTTACGGTAG
- the LOC108324022 gene encoding transcription factor bHLH48 isoform X1, producing the protein MEQTMLEAIQFNEEIQGIIAPAPETASSFTALLELPPTQAVELLHSPERAGKPPRHNPKPYPLTSFASASASSANLTFPSNAALIERAARLSVFAGENSNSNSNSTEIKRELPETDSNPSSTQGGGSASDPALENKDEKGLKRKEREKKVKASSKKSKSVVPDDSSCDGQKLPYVHVRVRRGQATDSHSLAERARREKINARMKLLQELVPGCNKISGTALVLDKIINHVQSLQHEVEILSMKLAAVNPVIDFNLDSLLATEGVSPMDCNFPPTVAPVVWPEIPQNANRQQYQQPWQFDAFHHQPIWGREEDNTNFMTPENSLLSYDSSANSVKKVAQTFVPNDQSQTQCKRRCGSLPQLRQTA; encoded by the exons ATGGAACAAACCATGCTTGAAGCCATTCAGTTCAACGAGGAAATCCAAGGCATCATAGCTCCGGCGCCGGAAACCGCCAGTTCCTTCACTGCGCTGCTCGAACTCCCGCCGACGCAGGCCGTCGAGCTCCTCCATTCGCCGGAGCGAGCCGGGAAACCACCGCGCCATAATCCAAAACCCTATCCGTTGACGTCATTTGCCTCCGCCTCCGCTTCGTCTGCCAACCTGACCTTCCCGTCAAACGCCGCCCTGATTGAACGCGCCGCCAGGCTCTCCGTCTTCGCCGGAGAGAATTCTAACTCGAACTCGAACTCAACGGAGATAAAGCGAGAGCTGCCGGAGACCGATTCCAACCCGAGTTCAACTCAGGGCGGCGGCTCCGCCTCCGATCCCGCCCTGGAGAACAAGGACGAGAAGGGCCTGAAGAGGAAGGAGCGAGAGAAGAAG GTGAAGGCATCTTCGAAGAAGAGCAAGAGTGTCGTCCCAGACGATAGTTCCTGCGACGGCCAGAAGCTTCCGTACGTTCACGTCCGAGTTCGTCGAGGTCAAGCCACTGATAGCCATAGCTTAGCAGAAAGG GCTAGGAGAGAGAAGATAAATGCTCGGATGAAACTTTTGCAAGAGCTGGTCCCGGGTTGCAATAAG ATATCAGGCACAGCATTGGTTCTGGATAAAATCATCAACCATGTTCAATCTCTACAACATGAAGTGGAG ATATTATCGATGAAACTGGCAGCAGTGAACCCAGTAATTGATTTCAACCTTGACAGCTTATTGGCTACCGAA GGAGTCTCTCCAATGGACTGTAACTTCCCTCCCACAGTTGCACCCGTCGTCTGGCCAGAAATCCCGCAGAATGCAAACAGACAACAATATCAGCAACCGTGGCAATTCGATGCATTCCACCACCAGCCCATTTGGGGCAGGGAAGAAGACAACACTAATTTTATGACTCCAGAAAACTCACTCTTGAGTTATGACTCATCGGCTAATTCAG TGAAGAAAGTAGCTCAGACTTTTGTACCTAACGATCAATCCCAGACACAATGTAAAAGGCGTTGTGGTTCGTTACCACAGCTAAGACAGACAGCATGA
- the LOC108324022 gene encoding transcription factor bHLH48 isoform X2 has protein sequence MEQTMLEAIQFNEEIQGIIAPAPETASSFTALLELPPTQAVELLHSPERAGKPPRHNPKPYPLTSFASASASSANLTFPSNAALIERAARLSVFAGENSNSNSNSTEIKRELPETDSNPSSTQGGGSASDPALENKDEKGLKRKEREKKVKASSKKSKSVVPDDSSCDGQKLPYVHVRVRRGQATDSHSLAERARREKINARMKLLQELVPGCNKISGTALVLDKIINHVQSLQHEVEILSMKLAAVNPVIDFNLDSLLATEGVSPMDCNFPPTVAPVVWPEIPQNANRQQYQQPWQFDAFHHQPIWGREEDNTNFMTPENSLLSYDSSANSVSLHSNQLKMEL, from the exons ATGGAACAAACCATGCTTGAAGCCATTCAGTTCAACGAGGAAATCCAAGGCATCATAGCTCCGGCGCCGGAAACCGCCAGTTCCTTCACTGCGCTGCTCGAACTCCCGCCGACGCAGGCCGTCGAGCTCCTCCATTCGCCGGAGCGAGCCGGGAAACCACCGCGCCATAATCCAAAACCCTATCCGTTGACGTCATTTGCCTCCGCCTCCGCTTCGTCTGCCAACCTGACCTTCCCGTCAAACGCCGCCCTGATTGAACGCGCCGCCAGGCTCTCCGTCTTCGCCGGAGAGAATTCTAACTCGAACTCGAACTCAACGGAGATAAAGCGAGAGCTGCCGGAGACCGATTCCAACCCGAGTTCAACTCAGGGCGGCGGCTCCGCCTCCGATCCCGCCCTGGAGAACAAGGACGAGAAGGGCCTGAAGAGGAAGGAGCGAGAGAAGAAG GTGAAGGCATCTTCGAAGAAGAGCAAGAGTGTCGTCCCAGACGATAGTTCCTGCGACGGCCAGAAGCTTCCGTACGTTCACGTCCGAGTTCGTCGAGGTCAAGCCACTGATAGCCATAGCTTAGCAGAAAGG GCTAGGAGAGAGAAGATAAATGCTCGGATGAAACTTTTGCAAGAGCTGGTCCCGGGTTGCAATAAG ATATCAGGCACAGCATTGGTTCTGGATAAAATCATCAACCATGTTCAATCTCTACAACATGAAGTGGAG ATATTATCGATGAAACTGGCAGCAGTGAACCCAGTAATTGATTTCAACCTTGACAGCTTATTGGCTACCGAA GGAGTCTCTCCAATGGACTGTAACTTCCCTCCCACAGTTGCACCCGTCGTCTGGCCAGAAATCCCGCAGAATGCAAACAGACAACAATATCAGCAACCGTGGCAATTCGATGCATTCCACCACCAGCCCATTTGGGGCAGGGAAGAAGACAACACTAATTTTATGACTCCAGAAAACTCACTCTTGAGTTATGACTCATCGGCTAATTCAG TATCTCTGCATTCAAATCAGTTGAAGATGGAACTCTGA
- the LOC108324022 gene encoding transcription factor bHLH48 isoform X3, producing MEQTMLEAIQFNEEIQGIIAPAPETASSFTALLELPPTQAVELLHSPERAGKPPRHNPKPYPLTSFASASASSANLTFPSNAALIERAARLSVFAGENSNSNSNSTEIKRELPETDSNPSSTQGGGSASDPALENKDEKGLKRKEREKKVKASSKKSKSVVPDDSSCDGQKLPYVHVRVRRGQATDSHSLAERARREKINARMKLLQELVPGCNKISGTALVLDKIINHVQSLQHEVEILSMKLAAVNPVIDFNLDSLLATEGVSPMDCNFPPTVAPVVWPEIPQNANRQQYQQPWQFDAFHHQPIWGREEDNTNFMTPENSLLSYDSSANSGANELGNHTRDN from the exons ATGGAACAAACCATGCTTGAAGCCATTCAGTTCAACGAGGAAATCCAAGGCATCATAGCTCCGGCGCCGGAAACCGCCAGTTCCTTCACTGCGCTGCTCGAACTCCCGCCGACGCAGGCCGTCGAGCTCCTCCATTCGCCGGAGCGAGCCGGGAAACCACCGCGCCATAATCCAAAACCCTATCCGTTGACGTCATTTGCCTCCGCCTCCGCTTCGTCTGCCAACCTGACCTTCCCGTCAAACGCCGCCCTGATTGAACGCGCCGCCAGGCTCTCCGTCTTCGCCGGAGAGAATTCTAACTCGAACTCGAACTCAACGGAGATAAAGCGAGAGCTGCCGGAGACCGATTCCAACCCGAGTTCAACTCAGGGCGGCGGCTCCGCCTCCGATCCCGCCCTGGAGAACAAGGACGAGAAGGGCCTGAAGAGGAAGGAGCGAGAGAAGAAG GTGAAGGCATCTTCGAAGAAGAGCAAGAGTGTCGTCCCAGACGATAGTTCCTGCGACGGCCAGAAGCTTCCGTACGTTCACGTCCGAGTTCGTCGAGGTCAAGCCACTGATAGCCATAGCTTAGCAGAAAGG GCTAGGAGAGAGAAGATAAATGCTCGGATGAAACTTTTGCAAGAGCTGGTCCCGGGTTGCAATAAG ATATCAGGCACAGCATTGGTTCTGGATAAAATCATCAACCATGTTCAATCTCTACAACATGAAGTGGAG ATATTATCGATGAAACTGGCAGCAGTGAACCCAGTAATTGATTTCAACCTTGACAGCTTATTGGCTACCGAA GGAGTCTCTCCAATGGACTGTAACTTCCCTCCCACAGTTGCACCCGTCGTCTGGCCAGAAATCCCGCAGAATGCAAACAGACAACAATATCAGCAACCGTGGCAATTCGATGCATTCCACCACCAGCCCATTTGGGGCAGGGAAGAAGACAACACTAATTTTATGACTCCAGAAAACTCACTCTTGAGTTATGACTCATCGGCTAATTCAG GCGCAAATGAGTTGGGAAACCATACAAGGGACAATTAA
- the LOC108324022 gene encoding transcription factor bHLH48 isoform X4, with product MEQTMLEAIQFNEEIQGIIAPAPETASSFTALLELPPTQAVELLHSPERAGKPPRHNPKPYPLTSFASASASSANLTFPSNAALIERAARLSVFAGENSNSNSNSTEIKRELPETDSNPSSTQGGGSASDPALENKDEKGLKRKEREKKVKASSKKSKSVVPDDSSCDGQKLPYVHVRVRRGQATDSHSLAERARREKINARMKLLQELVPGCNKCNYVRGLWSFGNWLVSLSPFHLKKVYAFVSKKSAHSHWVCQHGIFVTFSLWCCFLNWFVTY from the exons ATGGAACAAACCATGCTTGAAGCCATTCAGTTCAACGAGGAAATCCAAGGCATCATAGCTCCGGCGCCGGAAACCGCCAGTTCCTTCACTGCGCTGCTCGAACTCCCGCCGACGCAGGCCGTCGAGCTCCTCCATTCGCCGGAGCGAGCCGGGAAACCACCGCGCCATAATCCAAAACCCTATCCGTTGACGTCATTTGCCTCCGCCTCCGCTTCGTCTGCCAACCTGACCTTCCCGTCAAACGCCGCCCTGATTGAACGCGCCGCCAGGCTCTCCGTCTTCGCCGGAGAGAATTCTAACTCGAACTCGAACTCAACGGAGATAAAGCGAGAGCTGCCGGAGACCGATTCCAACCCGAGTTCAACTCAGGGCGGCGGCTCCGCCTCCGATCCCGCCCTGGAGAACAAGGACGAGAAGGGCCTGAAGAGGAAGGAGCGAGAGAAGAAG GTGAAGGCATCTTCGAAGAAGAGCAAGAGTGTCGTCCCAGACGATAGTTCCTGCGACGGCCAGAAGCTTCCGTACGTTCACGTCCGAGTTCGTCGAGGTCAAGCCACTGATAGCCATAGCTTAGCAGAAAGG GCTAGGAGAGAGAAGATAAATGCTCGGATGAAACTTTTGCAAGAGCTGGTCCCGGGTTGCAATAAG TGCAATTATGTCCGGGGATTATGGAGTTTTGGAAACTGGCTTGTGTCATTGTCACCTTTTCACCTAAAAAAAGTGTATGCTTTTGTATCTAAGAAAAGTGCTCACTCCCACTGGGTGTGTCAACACGGCATTTTCGTAACCTTCTCTCTCTGGTGTTGCTTTTTGAATTGGTTTGTAACGTACTGA